In a single window of the Solea senegalensis isolate Sse05_10M linkage group LG1, IFAPA_SoseM_1, whole genome shotgun sequence genome:
- the LOC122769607 gene encoding extracellular calcium-sensing receptor-like, with protein MKVMHSSTAKVVLVFADEGEMAPFLRDYMTQNITGIQWVAINAWVKASVFSGREYYPYLGGTIGFSIRIGHISRLGDFLQTVNPKRYPDNVLVRELWESLYGCNPFPSSVTQMPPCSGQESLLEQHSAYMNTSSPRFSYNVYKAVYAIAHSLHNLLLCQPGRGPFQNNSCAQRNNIQPWQVMYNPLFIYHYTLWVKAQPLGFRP; from the exons atgaag GTGATGCATAGCTCTACTGCAAAAGTGGTGTTGGTATTTGCAGATGAGGGGGAGATGGCACCTTTCTTGAGAGactacatgactcagaacatcacTGGAATCCAGTGGGTGGCGATTAATGCCTGGGTCAAAGCATCAGTCTTTTCAGGGAGAGAGTATTACCCTTACTTGGGAGGAACCATTGGGTTTAGCATCAGAATAGGTCATATCTCCAGActgggtgacttcctgcagacagtaaacCCTAAGAGATATCCTGACAATGTGCTGGTTCGtgagctgtgggagtctctgtatggCTGCAAtccttttccatcctctgtcacccagATGCCGCCGTGCTCAGGgcaggagtctctgctggaacagcactcagcctacatgaatacatccagccctAGATTCTCATATAATGTCTATAAGGCTGTATATGCCattgctcattccctgcacaacctccttctctgtcagccagGGAGGGGGCCTTTCCAGAACAACTCATGTGCTCAGAGGAACAACATACAACCTTGGCAGGTAATGTATAATCCACTATTTATTTACCATTACACACTGTGGGTCAAAGCCCAACCCTTGGGATTCAGACCATGA